One Owenweeksia hongkongensis DSM 17368 genomic region harbors:
- a CDS encoding response regulator transcription factor, which produces MKVLIIEDQFELLADISTFLKGQGYQCEIASTFNEGEDKIALYEYEAVILDIGLPGGSGLDLLKQLKAKNSQTSILILSAKDSLDDKLVGLQIGADDYLTKPFHMAELNARIHALVRRNLGKGSPVIQFEEISLNTISHQVVAGHTPLDLTNKEYQLLEYFLINPNRVLSKQDLAEHLLGENADLIDNFDFLYVHMKNLRRKIKAATETEYIATIYGLGYKLCTP; this is translated from the coding sequence ATGAAAGTGCTGATTATAGAGGATCAATTTGAGCTTTTGGCCGATATCTCCACTTTCCTGAAAGGGCAAGGATATCAATGTGAAATAGCTTCAACATTTAACGAAGGTGAAGACAAAATTGCCCTCTATGAATATGAAGCTGTGATTCTGGATATTGGTCTCCCTGGAGGCAGTGGCTTAGATTTGCTAAAACAACTCAAGGCAAAAAATAGCCAAACCTCCATACTTATTCTTTCTGCCAAAGATTCATTAGATGATAAACTGGTTGGACTGCAAATAGGCGCGGACGACTACCTCACCAAACCTTTTCACATGGCAGAGCTCAACGCTCGTATTCATGCCTTAGTGCGAAGAAACCTCGGAAAAGGTTCTCCCGTGATACAGTTTGAAGAAATAAGCTTGAATACCATCTCACATCAGGTTGTGGCTGGCCATACACCTTTGGATCTCACCAATAAAGAATATCAACTTTTAGAGTACTTTCTGATTAATCCCAATCGGGTTCTAAGCAAACAGGATTTAGCCGAACACCTATTGGGCGAAAATGCCGATCTGATTGATAATTTTGACTTCCTTTATGTACACATGAAAAACCTTAGAAGGAAAATTAAAGCTGCCACAGAAACTGAATACATCGCCACTATTTATGGATTAGGATATAAACTTTGCACGCCATGA
- a CDS encoding Eco57I restriction-modification methylase domain-containing protein, which yields MALFQTKVLKDYLDKQDSKAIDKAYRTFTAYFQNSEVQRNIRSSKEEQFQATFLSKLFVDALGYTLFPDPKYNLTTEHKNETGAQKADGAILAGAKGGGGKAVAVIELKSTKTKDLESIRKQAFDYKANHTDCRYVITSNFEKLRFYINDAVEWLEFDLFHLSPADFATLYLCLHKNNLLNDVPQKVKDDSLVQEEKITKQLYKDYSLFRMELYRDLVKRNRRNPQLKELSEKSIKFTLFKKAQKLLDRFLFIFFAEDRGLIPRNMVVKINEEWKQLQNMQVDQSLYERYKIYFTNLDKGNPKHDIFAYNGGLFLPDPVLDTIEIDDDLLFKHTTTLTAYDFESEVDVNILGHIFENSLNEIESVAAEIEGVDFDKQKARRKKDGVFYTPKYITKYIVDNTLGKLCDEKKKELEITAEVYENAKQRSKKRLNNLQLYRDWLLQLTICDPACGSGAFLNQALEFLIAEHRYLDELSATYNKDALVLSDIENSILENNLYGVDLNQESVEIAKLSLWLRTAQRGRKLTSLSSNIKCGNSLIDAVKVAGDKAFKWEKEFPQVFAKGGFDVVIGNPPYVRQELLGDFKEYFEKTYKVFEGTSDLFAYFYEKGFAILKPSGQFGFISNTFDKTKAAVKLRSYLQSQVTFNSYIDFTEVQIFEGATTYPIILIAQNSAPKKQVFTYRKIKKAQVSEIVSNHAIEVDQFSLTEDSWSFNSVALATIIDKLKLHSTIRSTISKCFYGIKTGFNEAFIIDLVTKKKLEEEHSSSSELIKPFFEGKDLTKWHSAEIDKFLIFTRRGTIIEDFPAIKTYLEQFKERLTPRNSPEIKVGRKAGPYKWFEIQDSVDYYKKFEAGKITWPNLQNRSKFSLDLSGYYINAPSVILPSDSKALLCIINSKLIWEFLKSICVVRSGGYIEVKPQYFEQIPIPPLANEAQFEERCDQIIVNTETIQQTQQSLLQVLTNRYPMEKLSGKLQNWPSLDFKGFLKELQKAKVKLSLAEEAEWMPYFNQQKQQVQALQAQIDTLDKEIDQMVYALYGLTEEEIEVVENS from the coding sequence ATGGCTCTATTTCAAACTAAGGTTCTAAAAGATTATCTCGACAAGCAGGATTCTAAAGCTATTGATAAAGCTTACCGAACCTTTACTGCCTATTTTCAAAATTCTGAAGTACAACGAAATATAAGGTCGAGCAAAGAAGAACAGTTTCAAGCTACCTTTTTGTCGAAGCTGTTTGTAGATGCTTTGGGCTACACACTTTTTCCTGACCCTAAGTATAACCTCACCACCGAGCATAAAAATGAAACCGGTGCCCAAAAAGCTGATGGTGCTATTTTGGCTGGAGCTAAAGGCGGAGGAGGAAAGGCGGTAGCCGTAATCGAACTCAAGTCTACCAAAACCAAAGACCTTGAAAGCATACGCAAACAAGCCTTTGACTACAAAGCCAACCATACCGATTGCCGCTATGTTATCACCTCCAACTTTGAAAAGTTGCGATTTTACATCAATGATGCGGTTGAGTGGCTCGAGTTTGACCTATTTCATCTTAGCCCGGCAGACTTTGCTACGCTCTACCTGTGTTTGCACAAAAACAATTTGCTGAACGATGTGCCTCAAAAGGTGAAAGACGACTCACTGGTACAGGAAGAAAAAATCACCAAGCAGCTGTATAAAGATTACTCCCTCTTTAGGATGGAACTATATCGCGACCTGGTGAAGCGCAACCGCAGAAATCCACAGCTCAAGGAACTTTCAGAAAAGTCAATAAAGTTTACCCTTTTCAAGAAAGCCCAAAAACTGCTCGACCGTTTCCTCTTTATCTTTTTTGCCGAAGACCGCGGCCTCATACCGCGAAACATGGTGGTAAAGATCAACGAGGAATGGAAACAGCTACAGAATATGCAGGTAGATCAATCGCTGTATGAGCGCTACAAGATTTACTTTACCAACCTGGACAAGGGAAACCCTAAACACGACATATTTGCCTACAACGGTGGCTTGTTTTTGCCCGACCCCGTACTCGACACTATTGAGATAGATGACGACCTTCTCTTTAAGCATACCACTACACTTACGGCTTATGATTTTGAAAGCGAAGTAGACGTAAACATCCTCGGGCACATTTTTGAAAACAGCCTCAACGAAATTGAAAGCGTAGCTGCCGAAATTGAGGGTGTGGACTTTGACAAGCAAAAAGCCAGACGCAAAAAGGACGGTGTTTTTTACACGCCAAAATACATCACCAAATACATTGTAGATAATACGCTGGGCAAGCTGTGTGACGAAAAGAAAAAGGAACTGGAAATAACCGCTGAAGTGTATGAAAATGCCAAGCAGCGTAGCAAAAAGCGCCTGAATAATTTGCAGCTGTACCGTGATTGGTTGCTGCAACTCACCATTTGCGACCCCGCCTGTGGCTCCGGGGCCTTCCTAAACCAGGCATTGGAATTTTTGATAGCCGAGCACCGCTACCTTGACGAACTAAGCGCCACCTACAATAAGGATGCTTTGGTACTGAGTGATATTGAAAACTCCATTTTGGAAAACAACCTGTACGGAGTAGATTTAAACCAGGAAAGTGTAGAAATAGCCAAGCTCTCGCTATGGCTACGCACTGCACAGCGTGGCCGCAAACTTACTTCGCTGAGCAGTAATATAAAATGTGGAAACTCACTGATAGATGCCGTAAAGGTAGCAGGCGACAAAGCCTTTAAATGGGAAAAAGAATTTCCGCAGGTATTTGCCAAAGGTGGTTTTGATGTGGTGATCGGGAATCCGCCTTATGTGAGACAAGAGTTGTTGGGTGACTTCAAAGAGTACTTCGAGAAAACTTACAAGGTCTTTGAAGGAACATCCGATCTTTTTGCCTATTTCTATGAAAAGGGCTTTGCTATTTTAAAACCAAGTGGTCAGTTTGGTTTTATCTCTAATACATTTGATAAAACTAAAGCTGCGGTAAAACTGAGAAGTTACTTGCAGTCACAGGTTACTTTTAATTCATACATAGATTTTACTGAGGTGCAAATCTTTGAAGGAGCTACGACCTACCCAATAATTTTGATAGCCCAAAATTCTGCACCCAAGAAACAGGTCTTTACTTATCGTAAAATCAAAAAAGCCCAGGTTTCAGAAATTGTTAGTAACCATGCTATTGAAGTTGACCAATTTTCTCTAACTGAAGATAGTTGGAGTTTTAATTCTGTAGCTCTTGCTACCATTATTGATAAATTAAAATTACATTCTACAATCCGCTCGACCATTAGTAAATGTTTTTATGGAATAAAGACTGGATTCAATGAAGCCTTTATTATTGACCTTGTAACTAAGAAGAAACTGGAAGAAGAGCATTCCAGTTCTTCAGAATTGATTAAACCATTTTTTGAAGGAAAAGATCTTACGAAATGGCACTCCGCTGAAATTGATAAGTTCTTAATCTTCACCAGAAGAGGCACAATTATAGAGGACTTTCCCGCTATAAAAACATACTTAGAACAATTCAAAGAGAGACTTACTCCACGGAATAGTCCAGAAATAAAAGTTGGACGAAAAGCAGGCCCGTACAAATGGTTTGAGATTCAAGACTCTGTTGACTATTATAAAAAATTTGAAGCGGGGAAGATAACTTGGCCAAACCTTCAAAACAGGAGTAAATTTTCTTTGGATTTAAGCGGATACTACATTAATGCTCCATCCGTAATTCTGCCTTCTGACAGTAAAGCACTTCTATGCATCATAAACTCGAAACTAATTTGGGAATTTCTCAAGTCAATTTGTGTGGTAAGAAGCGGTGGTTACATAGAGGTTAAGCCACAATACTTTGAGCAAATACCAATCCCTCCTTTAGCTAATGAAGCTCAGTTTGAGGAACGTTGCGATCAGATAATTGTCAACACAGAAACTATTCAGCAAACGCAACAGAGTTTATTGCAAGTGCTTACTAATCGCTATCCAATGGAAAAACTTTCTGGTAAGCTCCAAAACTGGCCCTCATTAGATTTCAAGGGCTTTTTGAAAGAACTACAAAAAGCCAAGGTAAAACTAAGCCTGGCCGAAGAAGCCGAGTGGATGCCTTACTTCAACCAGCAAAAACAACAGGTGCAAGCTCTGCAAGCCCAAATTGATACACTGGATAAAGAAATAGACCAAATGGTGTATGCGCTGTACGGCCTTACTGAGGAGGAAATTGAAGTTGTGGAGAATAGTTGA
- a CDS encoding GDCCVxC domain-containing (seleno)protein, protein MEVQLKSEITCPNCGHKKVEDMPTNACQFFYECENCKTVLKPKEGDCCVYCSYGTVACPPIQESKSCC, encoded by the coding sequence ATGGAAGTCCAATTAAAATCAGAAATCACTTGTCCTAATTGCGGACATAAAAAAGTAGAAGATATGCCAACAAACGCTTGTCAATTTTTCTACGAATGCGAGAATTGTAAAACGGTTTTGAAACCAAAAGAAGGAGATTGCTGTGTTTATTGCTCATACGGAACAGTTGCTTGTCCACCAATTCAAGAAAGTAAAAGTTGTTGTTAA
- a CDS encoding DUF3037 domain-containing protein, protein MNKQFSYSILKYRHNHVVEESLNIGVLFFFADSPKVVFVAPPHIKRLSHAFPDAPIQSVNALLKSFNSQAQKLSEKAISYLNDYDSLISEWFLTPNGSSVYFDGFRQAPIWKNETETINYFTTKYLAGYGKSLTESKVTVHSESYILNKYKQLLADNSGGRQLNAFVKEEKIEVKNELISFTSDSYWQNGTQNLVKAVSFDLQSEDGIETKALALAKKLEVLSSVLQDNQQRVDLLLSKPSNRDLIGVYKSATSILQHTNAPHKLIEEKKLVQYTNKVLTDAIEI, encoded by the coding sequence ATGAATAAGCAATTTTCATACAGCATTTTAAAATACAGACACAACCATGTGGTTGAGGAAAGTCTGAATATTGGTGTGCTTTTTTTCTTTGCTGATTCACCAAAAGTTGTCTTTGTGGCGCCTCCACATATCAAAAGATTGTCACATGCTTTTCCAGATGCTCCAATTCAAAGTGTCAATGCGTTGCTAAAATCTTTTAATAGTCAGGCTCAAAAACTTAGCGAGAAGGCTATTAGTTACCTGAATGATTATGATAGTCTTATCTCTGAATGGTTTCTAACGCCCAATGGATCCTCTGTTTATTTTGATGGTTTTCGCCAGGCTCCTATCTGGAAAAATGAGACTGAAACTATAAATTACTTCACCACTAAATATCTTGCCGGATATGGTAAATCCCTAACGGAAAGCAAGGTCACGGTTCATTCGGAGTCATACATCCTGAACAAGTACAAGCAACTTTTAGCCGACAATAGCGGTGGCCGTCAATTAAACGCCTTTGTGAAAGAAGAAAAGATAGAAGTAAAAAACGAGCTTATTAGCTTCACCTCTGATTCCTACTGGCAAAACGGCACCCAAAACCTGGTAAAAGCAGTGTCTTTTGATCTACAATCAGAAGATGGGATTGAAACCAAAGCTTTAGCATTGGCTAAAAAGCTTGAGGTTCTAAGCTCTGTCTTACAAGATAATCAGCAACGTGTTGACCTACTACTCAGCAAACCTTCTAATCGAGATTTAATCGGTGTTTATAAAAGTGCTACCAGCATTCTACAACACACTAATGCCCCACATAAATTAATTGAAGAAAAAAAACTGGTTCAATATACTAACAAGGTATTGACTGACGCCATTGAGATTTAA
- a CDS encoding HipA family kinase, protein MKIPSYTAFRFINTLGGGTTRPWLIEVDTGKANPELYVMKLFPDKFLQQQNFIAHEVMGSILAKEMDLPTPDIALIKLSESFKATIPTEQLPDLQQCSGKLFFATKYTLATEYSQTLQLRYLTKDDIPTILAFDMLIYNIDRTKRKPNLLFCEKKFYVIDHEGAFAHAHPDRNQISFILKNHLLYNKSKSLLRRNDDCFDSFLFYLEGLRFNNLTAALSQLKSLGLSGVKEQDWVEYISKVSKEPSKFINLLKELLQ, encoded by the coding sequence ATGAAGATTCCCTCGTACACAGCTTTCCGTTTCATCAACACCTTAGGCGGTGGCACCACAAGGCCTTGGCTCATTGAGGTAGATACTGGTAAAGCAAACCCTGAATTATACGTGATGAAGCTTTTCCCTGATAAATTTTTGCAGCAACAAAATTTTATTGCGCACGAGGTAATGGGTTCCATCTTGGCAAAAGAAATGGACTTGCCCACCCCAGATATCGCTTTAATTAAACTCTCCGAGTCCTTTAAAGCTACTATCCCTACTGAACAACTGCCAGATTTACAGCAGTGCAGTGGTAAATTGTTTTTTGCCACCAAATATACCCTCGCTACCGAATACTCTCAAACGCTACAGTTGCGTTATCTTACAAAAGATGATATTCCGACCATCCTCGCGTTTGATATGTTGATTTATAACATCGACAGAACTAAGCGTAAACCAAATTTGTTATTTTGCGAAAAGAAGTTTTATGTTATTGATCATGAAGGTGCTTTTGCTCATGCTCATCCAGATAGAAACCAAATTAGCTTTATACTTAAAAACCATCTACTATATAACAAAAGCAAATCTTTACTGCGTAGAAATGATGACTGTTTCGACTCCTTCCTATTTTATTTAGAAGGACTTCGTTTCAATAATCTAACTGCCGCTTTAAGTCAGCTAAAAAGTTTAGGTCTTTCGGGCGTCAAAGAGCAGGATTGGGTGGAATATATTTCCAAAGTGAGTAAGGAGCCGTCAAAGTTTATAAATTTGCTCAAGGAGCTTTTACAATGA
- a CDS encoding sensor histidine kinase, producing the protein MKLLSVTARANLIGIVAVLIASASILFISLRFVVLEELHEQLTLKAQRIESAISPGHEFYDPFTSIQELSGEDVSLGEDVFSDTLIYDDTQNEYEDYRMLETVRNVDGRLYRIKTATSRVEWEEFLGIIFAVFLGISALLLIVMQIINQRLTRKIWTPFFTNLKRVQSFSLQSKEAIQFEESSVQEFTELNEVLERMTSKVQQDYGALKDFTENASHEIQTPLAVILSGLDQLGQSPTLDEAAAARIETIKGAATRLSKLNRNLLLLTKIENRQFSTAETLNLKKVLRSHLEMMEDLFATKKILPTIEIEETLSVKADPALLDILIGNLLANAYRHSENRAQVNVTSKTNRLVFSNTGNPLNIDPEKLFERFYKSSTTESSQGLGLAIVKQICELYGWEIIYSYTEGKHCFVVGFK; encoded by the coding sequence ATGAAACTTCTATCCGTAACAGCAAGGGCTAACCTTATTGGAATTGTGGCAGTGCTGATTGCCTCGGCCTCTATTTTGTTCATCAGTTTGCGCTTTGTGGTACTTGAAGAATTGCATGAACAGCTTACCTTAAAAGCTCAGCGTATTGAATCAGCTATTTCCCCCGGACATGAGTTTTACGACCCCTTCACTAGCATTCAGGAATTAAGCGGTGAAGATGTATCCCTTGGTGAAGATGTGTTTTCGGATACCTTGATTTATGATGATACTCAAAACGAGTATGAAGATTACCGAATGCTGGAAACTGTCCGCAATGTGGATGGTCGCCTGTATCGCATAAAAACGGCTACCTCGCGTGTGGAATGGGAGGAATTTTTGGGAATCATATTCGCTGTTTTTCTTGGAATTTCGGCATTACTGCTCATTGTTATGCAAATAATCAATCAGCGTTTGACGCGAAAAATATGGACACCTTTCTTTACCAATCTAAAGAGGGTTCAGTCCTTTTCATTGCAAAGCAAGGAGGCGATTCAATTTGAGGAAAGCAGCGTACAGGAATTTACCGAGCTCAATGAAGTACTGGAAAGAATGACATCCAAAGTACAGCAGGACTATGGCGCATTAAAAGATTTTACAGAAAATGCTTCGCATGAAATTCAAACTCCATTAGCGGTTATCCTATCCGGTTTGGACCAGTTAGGGCAAAGCCCAACCTTGGATGAGGCCGCTGCTGCACGAATTGAAACGATAAAAGGAGCGGCAACGCGGCTGAGTAAGCTGAACCGCAATTTGCTTTTACTTACTAAGATTGAAAACCGACAATTTTCTACTGCAGAAACACTGAACCTGAAAAAGGTATTACGGAGCCATTTGGAAATGATGGAAGACCTTTTTGCCACCAAAAAAATCCTTCCAACAATAGAAATTGAAGAAACCCTTAGCGTAAAGGCCGACCCTGCTTTGCTCGATATTTTGATTGGAAACCTTTTGGCCAACGCTTACCGCCACAGCGAAAACAGAGCGCAGGTAAATGTAACTTCAAAAACTAATCGTTTAGTTTTTTCAAACACAGGAAACCCGTTGAACATAGATCCCGAAAAGCTCTTTGAGCGATTTTATAAAAGCTCCACTACAGAAAGCTCTCAGGGTTTAGGGCTTGCCATTGTAAAGCAAATTTGTGAACTCTACGGCTGGGAAATCATCTATAGTTACACGGAAGGGAAGCATTGTTTTGTGGTGGGGTTTAAATAA